A window of Solanum stenotomum isolate F172 chromosome 9, ASM1918654v1, whole genome shotgun sequence genomic DNA:
ACATGCCAAGAGGTTTCAAAATGTCACGCATTACTTGTCTTGATGTAATGTTATTTCACGCTTTGGACTCGAGTTATCCATGGTGTGAGTTAGTGTTCAAATTGTTCCAAATTAGTTAAAGGATGTGGACAATGCTTATTTCATGAATCTAACTTTTGACATTGAGTTAAACCAGACAGACACAATATCTAACTTTTGACATTGAGTTAGACCAGACCACACACTTTGTTAACATTAATATTGATTGATGGAAAAACAAAGTGTGGTTTTGGGCTTTGGGATTTCTTAACTACTACTATATTTTATTCTTCCTAGTCTTTTCATTGGTtgttatattttcattttctcaaataataCCTATTTGTCTTGATGCAAGTTCATATACAGCTCATTCCACCAAGGATTAGCCCCAAAACTTATCCCATAAATTACACCACAATCCTCTCTACAACTCCACACACATCATATCACAACTCCacatttcacatttctcttcCAACAATGGCTCATCAAAAGCCTCTTCCTCTCATTCTTCTATCTATAATCCcacttttcttcattcttacTCAAGCTCAATCACCAACAGCACCAGCACCAGCACCCACAGGACCAATTGACATCTTTGCAATCCTCAAAAAAGAAGGACAATACAACACATTCATCAAATTCCTCAATGAATCACAAGTTGGAAACCAAATCAACAACCAAGTCAACAATTCCAACCAAGGCATGACAGTGTTAGCACCATCAGACAATGCATTTAACAACCTCCCAAGTGGCACACTAAACCAACTAAATGACCAACAAAAAGTACAACTCATTTTGAACCATGTCATACCAAAATTCTACACATTTGATGACTTACAAACTGTAAGCAACCCTGTTAGAACACAAGCAACAGGGCCAAAAGGTGAGCCTTTTGGACTTAACTTCACTGGAAATAACAATCAAGTGAATGTCTCATCTGGTTCTGttgttacaaatatttataatgCTATTAGAAAAGACCCCCCATTGGCTGTTTATCAATTAGACAAAGTTTTAGTGCCTTCTGAGTTTACTGATCCTAAAGCTCCATCTAGTGATGATGCCCCTGCACCTGCTAAAGCCAAGAATGGTACTAGTGGTGACAAAACAACAGCTGATGAGCCATCACCAGCAAGTAGTACTAAGCCAAATGATGCTAAAAGGATTAATGGTGGAATTCTTGGATTGATTTGtggtgttttcttgatgggAACACTTTCTTgaaagggcaaaaaaaaaaaattaaattatgatcTTTTTGCT
This region includes:
- the LOC125877055 gene encoding fasciclin-like arabinogalactan protein 9, producing MAHQKPLPLILLSIIPLFFILTQAQSPTAPAPAPTGPIDIFAILKKEGQYNTFIKFLNESQVGNQINNQVNNSNQGMTVLAPSDNAFNNLPSGTLNQLNDQQKVQLILNHVIPKFYTFDDLQTVSNPVRTQATGPKGEPFGLNFTGNNNQVNVSSGSVVTNIYNAIRKDPPLAVYQLDKVLVPSEFTDPKAPSSDDAPAPAKAKNGTSGDKTTADEPSPASSTKPNDAKRINGGILGLICGVFLMGTLS